The sequence TGAAAAAGGTAGTAGTGTTGATATAAACGGCGGTAAAAATAATGGTGGAGCAACGGTAGCAACAGCAGATATTGAAGCTTCAAATGGAGTTATTCATATCGTTGATGGTGTCATAGGACTTCCGACAATTGTAAATCATGCAATTGCCAATAAGAATTTTACAACATTAGTAGCGGCTTTGACTTACAATTCTGCATCAGGTTTTGCTGGAACATTATCAGGAACAACCAATTCTCCTTTTACAGTTTTTGCTCCTACCAATGCTGCTTTTGCTGCCTTTCTGACAGAAACTGGATTTTCCGGACTTGCTGCAATCCCAGCCAATGTTCTTGAAACTACGCTGAAGTATCATGTAGTTGTTGGAGCAAATGTACAATCATCCGCTTTAACAAATGGCCAGGTGGTGAGTACGTTTGCAGGACAAAATTTTACAGTAGGCTTAACCGGTGGTCCAAAAATTACAGATGCCAGTGGAAGAGTGAGTAGTATTATAGCAACGGATGTACAATGTTCCAATGGAATAATTCATGTAATTGATAAAGTATTGTTGCCAAAATTTTAAATGTATAAATAATGCTTTCACTGAAATATAGGTTCGTTCCTTAAGTTTTAGAAATTTAAAAGCGATTAAAAAATATTTTTAATCGCTTTTTTAGACTTCATTATTTCCAGCGCAAAACCTAAATTGTGTGGTTTGTTATTGCACATTGATATTTTATTGCTATAAATCAGATTGTTTTTAAACCAACAGAATTTCTTGAGCGAACTTAAAATACAATCTATTATGAGTTTAATTTTTAGATGGAAAATTATGGAAAAGATATTAGTAATTGGAGGCAGCAAAGGAATTGGAAGCGCTATAGTTGAGCAACAAATACAAAATAAGACAGTTTACAACATCAGCAGGAGCGTTCCTGAAATTTCGCACCCAAATTTGATTCATTATAGTGCCGATGTATTAATGGATACTCTTCCCGAAATAGAAAGCATTGATTCTCTAATTTATTGTCCTGGCTCTATAAATCTGAAACCTATTTTGAGTTTGAGTATTGATGATTTTAGACATGATTTTGAAATCAATGTTATTGGCGCTGTAAAAGCTATACAGCAGTATCTGCCGGCTTTAAAAAAAGGTAAAAATCCGTCCATTGTTCTTTTTAGTACAGTTGCAGTAAAACTAGGAATGCCTTTTCACTCCAGTATTGCGACTGCAAAAGGCGGAGTAGAAGGCCTTGTTAAATCGTTAGGAGCAGAACTGGCACCTACAATCCGAATTAATGCCATTGCACCAACGATTACCGAAACGTCATTATCAGCGTCAATATTAAGAAATGATCGCATGAAAGAAAATATGATGGAACGTCATCCGCTCAAAAATTACCTAAAACCTCAGGAAGTGGCACAAATGGCAGATTATCTGATATCTAAAGCAGCAGGATCAATTTCTGGCCAGATTTTTCAAATGGATTATGGTTTGGTCAGTTTTAAAATATAAACTACAAAAGCATGAAAATTTTATTAACTGGCACAACAGGATATATTGGCAAAAGGCTATTGCCTTTACTGCTTGATCAGGGACATGAAGTAATCTGCTGTGTGCGGGATAAGAACAGATTTTATTATCCTGAGAAAGCTTCTCCAAATATTCAGCTTATTGAAGTTGACTTTCTAAACAAGGAGAGTGTTGAGAATATTCCTAATGATATAGATGCAGCTTATTATCTTATTCATTCGATGTCTGCTGCTGATAACTATGATGAACTGGAAAGAATTTCGGCAAATAATTTCAAAGAAAAAATAAACAAGACAAACGCTCGGCAAGTTATTTATTTAAGCGGAATAGTCAATGACAAATCATTATCCAAACATTTATCCTCGAGAAAGGCAGTAGAGGAAATTTTAAAAAGCGCAAAAACACCGACCACCACGTTCAGAGCTGGAATTATTGTAGGTTCCGGCAGTGCCTCATTTGAAATTATACGGGATTTGGTTCATAAACTACCAGTAATGATTACACCAAAATGGCTCAATACCAAATGCCAGCCCATTGCGATTAGCGATGTTTTAGATTTTTTGATAAAAGCATTGTTAAATACTAAAACCTATAACCAGAGTTTTGATATTGGCGGTCCTGATATTCTGACCTACAAGGAAATGTTACTTCAATTTGCCGAGGAAAAAAAACTCAAAAGATATATTTATACACTTCCGGTAATGACACCAAAATTATCATCGTATTGGCTCTATTTTATTACTTCTACGTCTTTCAAACTGGCTTCGGCATTAGTAAGCAGCATGAAAGTGGAAGTCGTTTGCAACGACAATAGGATTAATGAATTATTGAATGTAAAACCGATTAGCTACAAACAGGCTTTGCAAAAGGCGCTTGTGAAGATTGATGAAGATTCAGTAGCTTCGAGCTGGAAAGATTCACAAATCAGCGGACAGTTTAAAGGAAGTGTGTCCTACTATCTCAAAGTTCCTAAAAAGGACTGTTTTATTGACAGAAGAAAAAGAAAAATTATAAACAGGGATACAACTATTGCCAAAATTTGGTCTATAGGTGGAGAAACTGGCTGGTATTATGCAGACTGGTTATGGAGTCTGCGGGGTTTTATAGATAAGATTTTCGGAGGTGTGGGCGTCAGACGTGGAAGAACCAACAAACATGAGATTCATTCAGGAGATGCACTAGATTTTTGGCGTGTGGTTTACGCCGATAAAGAACAAGGAAAATTAATTCTCTATGCCGAGATGAAACTTCCAGGCGAAGCTTGGCTGGAGTTTAAAATTTTTAATAATACATTATATCAGGCAGCAACCTTTAGGCCAAAGGGAATATTGGGAAAATTATACTGGTATTCTGTTCTGCCTTTTCATGGATTTATTTTTAATGGTATGATCAATAAATTAATAGATTGATTTTCGGAAAACTTTGTTTTTTTTGAATAGATGTTTTTAAATACGCAATAAAATTTTGGTTTAGATGAATTATATTTAACTAAAAAGAATAATTAATGAATTAAATATAATGAAATCATAAGTTTTATTTTGTTGAATCATTTTTTTTTATAATTTTGATAAAATAAAAGTTATTATTTTGATTTCTAGGAAAATAGATAGAATTCTAAAAACTAAATCTCTTACTTTAAGAGGACTTCAACCTATTTTTAATTGTTGAAGAAAAATGGTATGAAACTTTGCCTTCTTCATAAAGTTTCTCATTTACCATTTAGTTGTTTTATTTTAATTTTCTTAATCACAAAAAAAATGAACTATTCTAATTTAGCATTCGTTTGTATTGATTGCAAATCGCTTTATTTAAAAGGTTTGCAACCAATATTCAATTGTTGAAAATAACTTTCTTCATAGTTTACAGCTTTCAGTATTTAATTCTTACTTAAAATTATACTGTAAGGCAATATTCCAATTATTAAATTTTAAAAGATTGAAATATAATTTTCAATAGTATTTAAAATTGCGTAATCGGTATTGTAATTTCTTTAAAGTATTTTACAGTAGTATGATTTGCAATTTTAGGGCTATTGTTAGTTTTTAAATTTAACAATAAACAAAAAACATACTATGAAAAATATTTACCACATCAATATAAAACATTTGAATATTTTATTATTTCTATTAGCAGTAAATTTTACATATTCACAAACTTACACAAACTGGATAACCGGCAGTGCTTCAGATGTCAACACCACAACCACTGGCGGTACATGTTTGATGGGAGGTGGCACAGACAATGACGATGCCATAAAATGGATGATTCAAAAATCAGGCGGTGGCGATTTTGTTGTCATTAGATCTGCTGGCACAGGAGCTTACAATGATTACATCTATGGATTGGGAACAGTAAACTCTGTAGAAACCATCCTAATAGATACCAGAGCAAAGGCAAGTATTGCAGAAATTGCCACAAAAATTAGAAATGCCGAAGCTTTATTTATTGCAGGCGGAGATCAGGCGACTTATGTTTCCTATTGGAAAGATACTCCGGTAGAAGATGCCATAAATTATCTTATCAATACAAAGAAAGTACCTGTTGGAGGAACCAGCGCCGGATGCGCCATTCAAGGGAAATACTATTATAGTGCCGCAAATGCAAGTGTTACCTCAGCGCAAGCTTTGGCTAATCCGTATAATTCAGATATGACGATCGGAGCAAATGATTTTTTAAACAACCCGATATTGGCTAACGTAATTACAGATACACATTATAATAATCCTGATCGTAGAGGAAGACAAACTGCTTTTATCGCCAGAATGTGGAAGGATTTAGGAGCGGGATTGAATGCTAAAGGAATCGGCGTTTATGAAAAAACGGCAGTTTGTATTGATGAAAATGGTATTGCTAAGGTTTTTGCTCCTGCGACAGCAAACTATGCTTATTTTTATCAGTTTGATACAACTTCGTTGCCAGAAACTGTAACTTCAGGCTCTGCTTTGACTTGGAACAATAACGGAAAGGGAGTAAAAATCATCAAAATTGAAGGAGATACTACAGGCTCTACTACGCTCAATTTAAACGATTGGACGACAGTTTCAGGATCTAAAGCAAGTTATGGCGTCATTAAAGTAGTTAATGGAACTTTGACAGAAACACTTGGAACGTCAGGTGGCGGAGGTGGTACGGTGACTTATTGTTCTTCTGCAGGCAG comes from Flavobacterium sp. KACC 22761 and encodes:
- a CDS encoding fasciclin domain-containing protein, with translation MKTIKIKLMAFLALIVLASTSCSNDDDNSSQQPQTIVSIAKTNSNLSSLVAALDKAGLTATLNSSGSYTVFAPTNAAFTAFLSAKGYANLDAVPVAALKEILLNHVLSTKVKSSEIATGYVKTLAKGSASSSNTISMYLEKGSSVDINGGKNNGGATVATADIEASNGVIHIVDGVIGLPTIVNHAIANKNFTTLVAALTYNSASGFAGTLSGTTNSPFTVFAPTNAAFAAFLTETGFSGLAAIPANVLETTLKYHVVVGANVQSSALTNGQVVSTFAGQNFTVGLTGGPKITDASGRVSSIIATDVQCSNGIIHVIDKVLLPKF
- a CDS encoding SDR family oxidoreductase, which produces MEKILVIGGSKGIGSAIVEQQIQNKTVYNISRSVPEISHPNLIHYSADVLMDTLPEIESIDSLIYCPGSINLKPILSLSIDDFRHDFEINVIGAVKAIQQYLPALKKGKNPSIVLFSTVAVKLGMPFHSSIATAKGGVEGLVKSLGAELAPTIRINAIAPTITETSLSASILRNDRMKENMMERHPLKNYLKPQEVAQMADYLISKAAGSISGQIFQMDYGLVSFKI
- a CDS encoding SDR family oxidoreductase, translating into MKILLTGTTGYIGKRLLPLLLDQGHEVICCVRDKNRFYYPEKASPNIQLIEVDFLNKESVENIPNDIDAAYYLIHSMSAADNYDELERISANNFKEKINKTNARQVIYLSGIVNDKSLSKHLSSRKAVEEILKSAKTPTTTFRAGIIVGSGSASFEIIRDLVHKLPVMITPKWLNTKCQPIAISDVLDFLIKALLNTKTYNQSFDIGGPDILTYKEMLLQFAEEKKLKRYIYTLPVMTPKLSSYWLYFITSTSFKLASALVSSMKVEVVCNDNRINELLNVKPISYKQALQKALVKIDEDSVASSWKDSQISGQFKGSVSYYLKVPKKDCFIDRRKRKIINRDTTIAKIWSIGGETGWYYADWLWSLRGFIDKIFGGVGVRRGRTNKHEIHSGDALDFWRVVYADKEQGKLILYAEMKLPGEAWLEFKIFNNTLYQAATFRPKGILGKLYWYSVLPFHGFIFNGMINKLID
- a CDS encoding GEVED domain-containing protein — encoded protein: MKNIYHINIKHLNILLFLLAVNFTYSQTYTNWITGSASDVNTTTTGGTCLMGGGTDNDDAIKWMIQKSGGGDFVVIRSAGTGAYNDYIYGLGTVNSVETILIDTRAKASIAEIATKIRNAEALFIAGGDQATYVSYWKDTPVEDAINYLINTKKVPVGGTSAGCAIQGKYYYSAANASVTSAQALANPYNSDMTIGANDFLNNPILANVITDTHYNNPDRRGRQTAFIARMWKDLGAGLNAKGIGVYEKTAVCIDENGIAKVFAPATANYAYFYQFDTTSLPETVTSGSALTWNNNGKGVKIIKIEGDTTGSTTLNLNDWTTVSGSKASYGVIKVVNGTLTETLGTSGGGGGTVTYCSSAGSDASREWIKKVAIGSISNLSNSNGGYADFSSQVTTISKGTATTLTLTPGFSATRKLYWKVFIDFNNNGVFSDSGEEVYSVFSSATLTPQITIPTSAVNGNIRMRIIVSYNSITSSCGTYTYGETEDYTLNVSGGTAKFKESKNIEVTNTEVVVYPNPTVDILKIDFGLAEKENIQISIYDLNASLLKTIYAKRELGQNSIDVNVSDLKAGQYLLSIKRGDEIVKRSKFIISK